The proteins below are encoded in one region of Ricinus communis isolate WT05 ecotype wild-type chromosome 6, ASM1957865v1, whole genome shotgun sequence:
- the LOC8272094 gene encoding uncharacterized protein LOC8272094 codes for MAGGFNSLICLQVTVFIMIIIRAGSLNSASTVCQLSFVDGHSLYNFSLVSPLPKFPHGVLSEDGFYKVAANESVLWFQLCDGMIFNHDPPRCVDCLDCGGPSRCGMECSALVANNREGYDICTTVGRVSNIVTSIMDEQNPLKGVIVKMSSTVKTSSGSEHNCSLSVSVICNSNGAQGPHSLEKTGTCDYAAALQHPSGCATIVSVHGQGWGWFSTLLIIILCLFGGYILVGAVYRYFFLGIHGLDMIPNLDFWARLPHRTQSSFASLVRRFRGRTEGYRSSYSAVNF; via the exons ATGGCCGGAGGATTCAATTCCTTGATATGTCTTCAGGTTACAGTCTTTATAATGATTATAATCCGAGCTGGGTCTTTAAACTCGGCATCTACAGTCTGTCAACTCAGTTTCGTTGATGGGCATAGCCTTTATAACTTCAGTTTGGTATCTCCTCTTCCAAAATTCCCTCATGGTGTTCTTAGCGAAGATGG GTTTTATAAGGTCGCAGCGAATGAGTCTGTGCTTTGGTTTCAG TTATGCGATGGAATGATTTTTAATCACGATCCACCTAGATGTGTCGACTGCCTG GATTGTGGGGGACCATCACGCTGTGGCATGGAATGTAGCGCACTCGTGGCAAACAACAGAGAAG GTTATGATATATGCACTACTGTTGGGCGTGTCTCAAACATAGTCACTAGCATCATGG ATGAGCAGAACCCTCTTAAGGGTGTCATTGTCAAGATGTCAAGTACTGTTAAGACATCTAGCGGATCTGAGCATAATTGTTCACTCTCTGTCTCTGTAATTTGCAATTCAAATGGTGCTCAA GGGCCACACTCACTGGAGAAAACGGGGACCTGTGATTAT GCTGCTGCACTACAACATCCTTCAGGTTGTGCCACAATTGTGTCTGTTCATGGGCAAGGATGGGGCTGGTTCAGCACATTGTTAATCAT TATCTTGTGCCTTTTTGGAGGATATATCTTAGTGGGTGCGGTTTATCGATATTTCTTCCTTGGAATTCATGGATTAGAT ATGATTCCGAACTTGGATTTTTGGGCCAGATTGCCTCACAGAACACAG
- the LOC8272093 gene encoding RNA-directed DNA methylation 4 isoform X1, whose amino-acid sequence MAFISDTSSAAASDFTAVRKPVVVRVKRKSWQSRLDALWLEINERPLKRRPVLDFDKLSIDDDYSRRGQVGELNSKKVFVRYVETVGTSENITDVVQSFMYDSADAVVNKPGIKEQKRNFKKDRKQEELLSKGRRDQEVLAQNARFEQIWRSRREKKEALHDMCHFYDVVRVHDEEGSNEMQEQEYYCRTICLEDQKILNRYLPIPREFIPSAVAEIESDIYAYLSEQGYEVMPRSFAAIESDIHVHMYEQDDYVYDYYTVKNDLYIGEQDAISSFPVVQVEDDVHFYDGPDYESEYDSDDSNAEAHPQNDYPDETSEEDAASTDEEKDEEEKGDGASSRSEEEEEEEEEEDSDHVSSISPEFEDLRRVLAQDGVPSCDDGSYDNDDDNFDYMEINEDLRNMDINETSQ is encoded by the exons ATGGCGTTTATCAGCGACACCTCATCGGCGGCGGCTAGCGATTTCACCGCCGTCAGAAAACCGGTAGTTGTTAGAGTTAAGCGAAAGTCTTGGCAGTCTCGACTCGATGCCTTAT GGCTTGAAATTAATGAGAGGCCATTGAAGCGACGACCggttttagattttgacaagTTATCAATTGATGATGATTATTCACGTCGCGGACAAG TAGGGgaattgaatagtaagaaggTTTTTGTACGGTATGTTGAGACAGTTGGTACCTCAGAGAACATCACTGATGTTGTACAATCGTTTATG taTGATTCTGCTGATGCAGTTGTTAATAAACCAGGAATAAAAGAACAGAAACGAAACTTCAAAAAGGACAGA AAACAAGAGGAACTTTTGTCCAAGGGCAGGAGAGATCAAGAG GTGTTGGCACAAAATGCTCGTTTTGAACAAATATGGAGGAGCCGtagggaaaagaaagaagcatTGCATGATATGTGCCATTTTTATGATGTCGTTCGTGTTCATGATGAGGAAGGATCCAATGAGATGCAAGAGCAGGA ATACTATTGCAGAACCATATGTTTGGAGGATCAGAAGATTCTTAATCGATACTTACCTATACCTAGAGAGTTTATACCAAGTGCAGTTGCCGAGATTGAATCTGACATTTATGCTTACTTGTCTGAGCAAGGCTATGAGGTTATGCCAAGATCATTTGCCGCTATTGAATCTGATATACATGTTCACATGTATGAGCAAG ATGATTATGTCTACGATTATTATACTGTGAAGAATGACCTGTATATTGGTGAGCAAGATGCTATAAGCTCATTCCCCGT GGTACAAGTGGAGGATGATGTTCATTTCTATGATGGGCCAGATTACGAATCAGAATATGATAGCGACGATTCCAATG CTGAAGCTCATCCACAAAATGATTATCCTGATGAAACTTCTGAGGAGGATGCAGCTTCAActgatgaagaaaaagatgaagagGAAAAAGGTGATGGTGCCAGCAGTAGatctgaagaagaagaagaagaagaagaagaagaagatagtgATCATGTCAGCAGTATATCTCCAGAATTTGAGGACTTGAGGCGTGTCTTGGCACAAGACGGAGTCCCGTCATGTGATGATGGATCTTATGATAATGACGAtgataattttgattatatggAAATCAATGAAGATTTGCGTAATATGGATATAAATGAAACTTCACAATGA
- the LOC8272093 gene encoding RNA-directed DNA methylation 4 isoform X2, with the protein MAFISDTSSAAASDFTAVRKPVVVRVKRKSWQSRLDALWLEINERPLKRRPVLDFDKLSIDDDYSRRGQGELNSKKVFVRYVETVGTSENITDVVQSFMYDSADAVVNKPGIKEQKRNFKKDRKQEELLSKGRRDQEVLAQNARFEQIWRSRREKKEALHDMCHFYDVVRVHDEEGSNEMQEQEYYCRTICLEDQKILNRYLPIPREFIPSAVAEIESDIYAYLSEQGYEVMPRSFAAIESDIHVHMYEQDDYVYDYYTVKNDLYIGEQDAISSFPVVQVEDDVHFYDGPDYESEYDSDDSNAEAHPQNDYPDETSEEDAASTDEEKDEEEKGDGASSRSEEEEEEEEEEDSDHVSSISPEFEDLRRVLAQDGVPSCDDGSYDNDDDNFDYMEINEDLRNMDINETSQ; encoded by the exons ATGGCGTTTATCAGCGACACCTCATCGGCGGCGGCTAGCGATTTCACCGCCGTCAGAAAACCGGTAGTTGTTAGAGTTAAGCGAAAGTCTTGGCAGTCTCGACTCGATGCCTTAT GGCTTGAAATTAATGAGAGGCCATTGAAGCGACGACCggttttagattttgacaagTTATCAATTGATGATGATTATTCACGTCGCGGACAAG GGgaattgaatagtaagaaggTTTTTGTACGGTATGTTGAGACAGTTGGTACCTCAGAGAACATCACTGATGTTGTACAATCGTTTATG taTGATTCTGCTGATGCAGTTGTTAATAAACCAGGAATAAAAGAACAGAAACGAAACTTCAAAAAGGACAGA AAACAAGAGGAACTTTTGTCCAAGGGCAGGAGAGATCAAGAG GTGTTGGCACAAAATGCTCGTTTTGAACAAATATGGAGGAGCCGtagggaaaagaaagaagcatTGCATGATATGTGCCATTTTTATGATGTCGTTCGTGTTCATGATGAGGAAGGATCCAATGAGATGCAAGAGCAGGA ATACTATTGCAGAACCATATGTTTGGAGGATCAGAAGATTCTTAATCGATACTTACCTATACCTAGAGAGTTTATACCAAGTGCAGTTGCCGAGATTGAATCTGACATTTATGCTTACTTGTCTGAGCAAGGCTATGAGGTTATGCCAAGATCATTTGCCGCTATTGAATCTGATATACATGTTCACATGTATGAGCAAG ATGATTATGTCTACGATTATTATACTGTGAAGAATGACCTGTATATTGGTGAGCAAGATGCTATAAGCTCATTCCCCGT GGTACAAGTGGAGGATGATGTTCATTTCTATGATGGGCCAGATTACGAATCAGAATATGATAGCGACGATTCCAATG CTGAAGCTCATCCACAAAATGATTATCCTGATGAAACTTCTGAGGAGGATGCAGCTTCAActgatgaagaaaaagatgaagagGAAAAAGGTGATGGTGCCAGCAGTAGatctgaagaagaagaagaagaagaagaagaagaagatagtgATCATGTCAGCAGTATATCTCCAGAATTTGAGGACTTGAGGCGTGTCTTGGCACAAGACGGAGTCCCGTCATGTGATGATGGATCTTATGATAATGACGAtgataattttgattatatggAAATCAATGAAGATTTGCGTAATATGGATATAAATGAAACTTCACAATGA
- the LOC8272093 gene encoding RNA-directed DNA methylation 4 isoform X3: MAFISDTSSAAASDFTAVRKPVVVRVKRKSWQSRLDALWLEINERPLKRRPVLDFDKLSIDDDYSRRGQVGELNSKKVFVRYVETVGTSENITDVVQSFMYDSADAVVNKPGIKEQKRNFKKDRKQEELLSKGRRDQEVLAQNARFEQIWRSRREKKEALHDMCHFYDVVRVHDEEGSNEMQEQETICLEDQKILNRYLPIPREFIPSAVAEIESDIYAYLSEQGYEVMPRSFAAIESDIHVHMYEQDDYVYDYYTVKNDLYIGEQDAISSFPVVQVEDDVHFYDGPDYESEYDSDDSNAEAHPQNDYPDETSEEDAASTDEEKDEEEKGDGASSRSEEEEEEEEEEDSDHVSSISPEFEDLRRVLAQDGVPSCDDGSYDNDDDNFDYMEINEDLRNMDINETSQ; the protein is encoded by the exons ATGGCGTTTATCAGCGACACCTCATCGGCGGCGGCTAGCGATTTCACCGCCGTCAGAAAACCGGTAGTTGTTAGAGTTAAGCGAAAGTCTTGGCAGTCTCGACTCGATGCCTTAT GGCTTGAAATTAATGAGAGGCCATTGAAGCGACGACCggttttagattttgacaagTTATCAATTGATGATGATTATTCACGTCGCGGACAAG TAGGGgaattgaatagtaagaaggTTTTTGTACGGTATGTTGAGACAGTTGGTACCTCAGAGAACATCACTGATGTTGTACAATCGTTTATG taTGATTCTGCTGATGCAGTTGTTAATAAACCAGGAATAAAAGAACAGAAACGAAACTTCAAAAAGGACAGA AAACAAGAGGAACTTTTGTCCAAGGGCAGGAGAGATCAAGAG GTGTTGGCACAAAATGCTCGTTTTGAACAAATATGGAGGAGCCGtagggaaaagaaagaagcatTGCATGATATGTGCCATTTTTATGATGTCGTTCGTGTTCATGATGAGGAAGGATCCAATGAGATGCAAGAGCAGGA AACCATATGTTTGGAGGATCAGAAGATTCTTAATCGATACTTACCTATACCTAGAGAGTTTATACCAAGTGCAGTTGCCGAGATTGAATCTGACATTTATGCTTACTTGTCTGAGCAAGGCTATGAGGTTATGCCAAGATCATTTGCCGCTATTGAATCTGATATACATGTTCACATGTATGAGCAAG ATGATTATGTCTACGATTATTATACTGTGAAGAATGACCTGTATATTGGTGAGCAAGATGCTATAAGCTCATTCCCCGT GGTACAAGTGGAGGATGATGTTCATTTCTATGATGGGCCAGATTACGAATCAGAATATGATAGCGACGATTCCAATG CTGAAGCTCATCCACAAAATGATTATCCTGATGAAACTTCTGAGGAGGATGCAGCTTCAActgatgaagaaaaagatgaagagGAAAAAGGTGATGGTGCCAGCAGTAGatctgaagaagaagaagaagaagaagaagaagaagatagtgATCATGTCAGCAGTATATCTCCAGAATTTGAGGACTTGAGGCGTGTCTTGGCACAAGACGGAGTCCCGTCATGTGATGATGGATCTTATGATAATGACGAtgataattttgattatatggAAATCAATGAAGATTTGCGTAATATGGATATAAATGAAACTTCACAATGA
- the LOC8272093 gene encoding RNA-directed DNA methylation 4 isoform X4, with protein MAFISDTSSAAASDFTAVRKPVVVRVKRKSWQSRLDALWLEINERPLKRRPVLDFDKLSIDDDYSRRGQVGELNSKKVFVRYVETVGTSENITDVVQSFMYDSADAVVNKPGIKEQKRNFKKDRKQEELLSKGRRDQEVLAQNARFEQIWRSRREKKEALHDMCHFYDVVRVHDEEGSNEMQEQEYYCRTICLEDQKILNRYLPIPREFIPSAVAEIESDIYAYLSEQGYEVMPRSFAAIESDIHVHMYEQGYKWRMMFISMMGQITNQNMIATIPMLKLIHKMIILMKLLRRMQLQLMKKKMKRKKVMVPAVDLKKKKKKKKKKIVIMSAVYLQNLRT; from the exons ATGGCGTTTATCAGCGACACCTCATCGGCGGCGGCTAGCGATTTCACCGCCGTCAGAAAACCGGTAGTTGTTAGAGTTAAGCGAAAGTCTTGGCAGTCTCGACTCGATGCCTTAT GGCTTGAAATTAATGAGAGGCCATTGAAGCGACGACCggttttagattttgacaagTTATCAATTGATGATGATTATTCACGTCGCGGACAAG TAGGGgaattgaatagtaagaaggTTTTTGTACGGTATGTTGAGACAGTTGGTACCTCAGAGAACATCACTGATGTTGTACAATCGTTTATG taTGATTCTGCTGATGCAGTTGTTAATAAACCAGGAATAAAAGAACAGAAACGAAACTTCAAAAAGGACAGA AAACAAGAGGAACTTTTGTCCAAGGGCAGGAGAGATCAAGAG GTGTTGGCACAAAATGCTCGTTTTGAACAAATATGGAGGAGCCGtagggaaaagaaagaagcatTGCATGATATGTGCCATTTTTATGATGTCGTTCGTGTTCATGATGAGGAAGGATCCAATGAGATGCAAGAGCAGGA ATACTATTGCAGAACCATATGTTTGGAGGATCAGAAGATTCTTAATCGATACTTACCTATACCTAGAGAGTTTATACCAAGTGCAGTTGCCGAGATTGAATCTGACATTTATGCTTACTTGTCTGAGCAAGGCTATGAGGTTATGCCAAGATCATTTGCCGCTATTGAATCTGATATACATGTTCACATGTATGAGCAAG GGTACAAGTGGAGGATGATGTTCATTTCTATGATGGGCCAGATTACGAATCAGAATATGATAGCGACGATTCCAATG CTGAAGCTCATCCACAAAATGATTATCCTGATGAAACTTCTGAGGAGGATGCAGCTTCAActgatgaagaaaaagatgaagagGAAAAAGGTGATGGTGCCAGCAGTAGatctgaagaagaagaagaagaagaagaagaagaagatagtgATCATGTCAGCAGTATATCTCCAGAATTTGAGGACTTGA